The proteins below are encoded in one region of Flavobacterium sp. IMCC34852:
- the hemN gene encoding oxygen-independent coproporphyrinogen III oxidase, giving the protein MSVSLVQKYNVPGPRYTSYPTVPYWDEASFSPNRWKETFIQSFTESNTTEGISLYIHLPFCESLCTFCGCHKRITKRHEVENPYIAAVLKEWQLYCDLFPAKPIIKEIHLGGGTPTFFSPEHLEQLINGILSKAEKASEFEFSFEGHPNNTTRIHLQTLYDLGFRRVSFGVQDYSEKVQTAIHRHQPFHNVAKVTFWAKEIGYTSISHDLVFGLPFQTLDNVIDTIEKTNSLSPDRLAFYSYAHVPWIKGNGQRGFKDEDVPKDEEKRKLYEVGKALLSHKGYHEIGMDHFALEDDAMYQAFKAGKLHRNFMGYTASKTQLMIGLGVSSISDSWYAFAQNEKELETYYARLSQNELPVYRGHVLTEEDLIIRRHILNLMCQFSTSWQSDDLYFDDLPEVLSQLHEMELDGLLQIKPNSLVVTEKGKAFVRNICMAFDLRLKRKTPQTQLFSMTV; this is encoded by the coding sequence ATGTCCGTTTCATTAGTCCAAAAATATAACGTTCCCGGTCCGAGATACACCAGTTATCCGACAGTTCCTTATTGGGATGAAGCCTCTTTTTCCCCGAATCGATGGAAAGAAACGTTTATTCAAAGTTTTACTGAAAGTAATACGACTGAAGGCATTAGTTTGTATATCCATTTGCCTTTTTGTGAAAGCTTATGCACTTTTTGTGGTTGTCATAAAAGAATTACCAAGCGACACGAAGTAGAAAATCCCTATATAGCAGCCGTTCTGAAAGAATGGCAACTTTACTGCGATTTGTTTCCGGCCAAACCCATCATCAAAGAAATTCATTTGGGCGGCGGTACACCTACTTTTTTTTCTCCGGAACATTTAGAACAATTAATCAACGGCATTCTCAGCAAAGCTGAAAAAGCATCGGAATTCGAATTTAGTTTTGAAGGTCATCCTAACAATACCACACGCATTCATCTGCAAACACTATATGATTTAGGTTTTCGAAGAGTGAGTTTTGGCGTACAGGATTACAGCGAAAAAGTACAAACCGCTATACACAGACACCAACCGTTTCACAATGTGGCCAAAGTGACTTTTTGGGCCAAAGAAATTGGCTATACTTCCATCTCACATGATTTGGTTTTTGGATTGCCTTTTCAAACACTGGATAACGTAATTGACACCATTGAAAAAACCAATTCGCTTTCTCCTGACCGACTGGCGTTTTACAGTTATGCGCACGTACCTTGGATTAAAGGCAACGGACAACGCGGCTTTAAAGACGAAGATGTTCCGAAAGATGAGGAGAAACGCAAGCTGTATGAAGTGGGGAAAGCCTTGCTGTCACACAAAGGCTACCACGAAATAGGAATGGATCACTTTGCTTTAGAAGACGATGCCATGTACCAGGCTTTCAAAGCCGGAAAATTGCACCGCAATTTTATGGGTTATACCGCATCTAAAACCCAACTGATGATTGGCTTAGGTGTTTCTTCTATCAGTGACAGTTGGTATGCTTTTGCTCAAAATGAAAAAGAGCTCGAAACTTATTATGCCCGTTTGTCCCAAAACGAATTGCCGGTATATCGCGGTCATGTTTTGACTGAAGAAGATTTGATTATTCGCCGACATATTTTAAACTTGATGTGCCAATTCAGCACTTCTTGGCAAAGCGATGATTTGTACTTTGACGATTTACCCGAAGTATTGTCCCAACTCCACGAAATGGAGCTCGACGGTTTGCTGCAAATTAAACCCAACAGTTTGGTGGTAACCGAAAAAGGCAAAGCTTTTGTGCGCAATATCTGTATGGCATTTGACCTCAGACTAAAACGCAAAACACCACAGACACAATTGTTTTCGATGACGGTTTAA
- a CDS encoding T9SS type A sorting domain-containing protein, with protein sequence MKSKIITSVRLSGSSHEYQKNNFSSMSKKNYFLAIVLLFSPGLIAQTFEWLRTPSITFNMNPGMISYPTASDTLGNTYICGFKDNATSYTDIFGNLALHKYDANGTLVSTTNINGNVHAYKLATDNAGNLYMAVGYLTTITIGNFNLTTNLQSVNPLLLKFNANGELLWHKVIPGDFTQHFNAIAIDSQQNVFIGYDDYQNSFIEKIDGNGNTLQLITQSEVKLISAVSVDSEGNIYAAGSCAEINAVFNGTAMPAPFLYNVYVVKYNATGQMQWMHYVEDITCPEPMVLARTPDEVYFSSHLFDGFSVGGITTEGPTNNTDFFLAKFNTTGSVQWVREVPGTGGAEIGMRNFLALDPQGNIYLTGKTQGAIQWNANVSSQTQTGSNRDVLILKYSPQGTVLWAKTAGGNSEDRADGISVLSDGSVVVSGMANNVITFDTWQAGTDNFQYYPFLAKLNQTTLQLPENDSTSWVAYPNPTKDFITLKTNGYRGMATLYSILGQKLKSFEITANETQLDLSEIALGTYFLKCNQQTLKIVRE encoded by the coding sequence ATGAAATCGAAGATTATTACATCAGTTCGCCTTTCAGGCTCGAGTCACGAATACCAAAAAAACAATTTTTCTAGCATGAGTAAAAAGAATTACTTCCTTGCTATTGTTCTCCTATTTTCACCGGGATTAATTGCTCAAACTTTTGAATGGCTGCGTACTCCGAGTATTACTTTTAATATGAATCCGGGGATGATTAGTTACCCGACGGCTTCTGATACTTTAGGCAATACTTATATCTGCGGATTTAAAGACAATGCTACCTCCTATACTGATATTTTTGGAAATCTTGCTTTGCATAAATATGATGCGAACGGTACTTTGGTTTCCACTACAAACATCAACGGGAATGTTCATGCTTATAAGCTAGCCACAGATAATGCCGGAAATCTTTATATGGCAGTTGGTTATTTGACCACAATCACTATCGGAAACTTTAATTTGACCACCAATTTACAGAGCGTGAATCCTTTGCTGTTAAAATTCAATGCTAATGGCGAATTGCTTTGGCATAAGGTGATTCCGGGAGATTTTACCCAACATTTCAATGCGATTGCTATTGATAGCCAGCAAAACGTTTTTATCGGCTATGATGACTATCAAAATTCATTTATCGAAAAAATAGATGGCAATGGCAATACCCTTCAATTGATTACGCAAAGCGAAGTAAAGCTTATTAGCGCCGTAAGTGTAGATAGCGAAGGTAATATTTATGCGGCAGGTTCCTGTGCCGAAATCAATGCTGTGTTCAACGGCACTGCAATGCCGGCACCATTTTTATACAACGTTTATGTAGTCAAATACAATGCGACAGGGCAAATGCAATGGATGCATTATGTGGAAGACATTACTTGCCCGGAACCCATGGTTTTGGCACGCACACCGGATGAAGTGTATTTTAGTTCGCACTTATTCGATGGCTTTTCTGTTGGTGGCATAACTACTGAAGGTCCGACCAATAATACCGATTTCTTTTTGGCAAAATTTAATACAACCGGTTCAGTACAATGGGTTAGAGAAGTTCCGGGTACCGGTGGTGCCGAAATTGGGATGCGCAACTTTTTGGCACTAGACCCACAGGGAAATATTTACTTGACCGGTAAAACTCAAGGTGCAATTCAATGGAATGCCAATGTGAGTTCTCAAACCCAAACCGGTTCTAACAGAGATGTATTAATTTTAAAATATTCTCCACAAGGCACAGTACTTTGGGCCAAAACGGCCGGTGGCAATTCGGAAGACCGGGCTGATGGTATTAGTGTTTTGAGTGATGGCAGTGTTGTGGTTTCGGGTATGGCCAATAACGTTATTACTTTTGACACTTGGCAAGCCGGAACGGACAATTTTCAATACTATCCCTTTTTGGCCAAATTAAACCAAACCACTTTACAACTTCCGGAAAATGACTCAACTTCATGGGTGGCTTATCCGAATCCGACTAAAGATTTTATAACGCTCAAAACTAACGGCTATAGAGGAATGGCAACATTGTATTCTATTTTGGGACAAAAATTAAAAAGCTTTGAGATTACGGCCAATGAAACCCAACTCGATTTGAGTGAAATAGCCCTCGGAACTTATTTTTTAAAATGCAATCAGCAAACCCTCAAAATAGTACGGGAATAA